From one Bacteroides fragilis NCTC 9343 genomic stretch:
- a CDS encoding Ppx/GppA family phosphatase yields MKKVNYAAIDIGSNAVRLLIKSVNEEGSPEGLLRKVQLIRIPLRLGEDAFTTGEISEGKAEKLIRLMKAYKQLMKIFEVSDYRACATSAMRDARNGKEITRKIEKKTGIRVEIIDGQEEAHIVYDNHIEQLFASGQNYLYVDVGGGSTEINLICDSELKSSRSYNIGTVRMLSGMVKNEEKEQMRTDLQALAAEYAPIQIIGSGGNINKLFRLADKKDKKQSFLPIESLKEICETLKALSKEERIKQFKLKPDRADVIVPAAEIFLEVAKQVNATGITVPTIGLSDGIIDSLYTKNMRMETDAK; encoded by the coding sequence ATGAAAAAGGTAAACTATGCCGCCATCGACATTGGCTCCAATGCCGTGCGGCTACTGATAAAGAGTGTAAATGAAGAGGGTTCGCCCGAGGGTTTGTTGAGGAAAGTCCAACTGATACGCATTCCCCTCCGGCTGGGCGAGGACGCTTTCACCACCGGAGAAATATCAGAAGGGAAAGCAGAAAAACTGATCCGGCTGATGAAAGCCTACAAGCAACTGATGAAAATATTCGAAGTTTCGGATTACCGTGCCTGCGCCACATCTGCCATGCGCGATGCACGCAACGGAAAAGAAATTACGCGCAAGATAGAAAAGAAAACCGGTATCCGTGTCGAAATCATCGACGGTCAGGAAGAAGCGCATATCGTCTACGATAACCACATCGAACAGCTTTTTGCTTCGGGCCAGAATTATCTGTATGTCGATGTCGGCGGCGGCAGCACAGAAATCAATCTGATCTGTGACTCCGAACTCAAAAGTTCACGCTCCTACAACATCGGAACCGTGCGCATGCTCAGCGGCATGGTGAAAAACGAAGAAAAAGAGCAAATGCGAACCGACCTCCAGGCATTGGCTGCCGAATATGCTCCCATACAGATCATAGGATCAGGAGGCAATATCAATAAGCTTTTCCGGCTGGCGGACAAAAAGGATAAGAAACAGTCTTTCCTCCCGATTGAATCGTTGAAGGAAATCTGCGAAACCTTGAAAGCGCTATCAAAAGAAGAACGGATCAAGCAGTTTAAACTGAAACCCGACCGGGCGGATGTAATTGTTCCGGCAGCGGAAATTTTTCTGGAAGTGGCAAAACAAGTAAATGCAACGGGGATCACAGTCCCGACAATCGGACTGTCGGACGGTATCATCGACAGCCTCTATACCAAGAATATGCGCATGGAAACGGACGCTAAATAA
- a CDS encoding iron-containing alcohol dehydrogenase — protein MDNFIFQNPVKLIMGRGMISRLSEEIPADKRVMITFGGGSVKKNGVYDQVKEALKNHFTVEFWGIEPNPSIETLRKAIALGKEEKVDYLLAVGGGSVIDGTKLISAGLLYDGDAWDLVLAGRPVTHTVPLATVLTLPATGSEMNSGAVISRHETKEKYPFYSNYPLFSILDPEVTFTLPPHQVACGIADTFVHVMEQYMTTPGQSRVMDRWAEGILQTLMEIAPKIRENQHDYQLMSDFMLSATMALNGFIAMGVSQDWATHMIGHELTALHGLTHGHTLVIVFPGTLRVLRKAKGDKILQYGERVLGITSGSRDERIDEAIRRTEEFFRSLGLTTRLSEEGIGMETIDEIERRFNERGVRYGENEDVTGAVAKEILKSSL, from the coding sequence ATGGATAATTTTATTTTTCAGAATCCCGTAAAACTGATCATGGGACGCGGGATGATCAGTCGCTTGAGTGAAGAAATACCGGCGGACAAACGGGTGATGATTACCTTCGGTGGTGGTAGTGTGAAAAAGAATGGTGTATATGACCAGGTGAAAGAAGCACTGAAGAATCATTTCACAGTAGAGTTTTGGGGAATTGAACCCAACCCTTCCATCGAGACCTTGCGTAAGGCCATCGCTCTCGGAAAGGAGGAAAAGGTGGACTATCTGCTTGCAGTAGGAGGAGGATCGGTCATTGATGGCACCAAGCTGATTTCCGCCGGATTGCTGTATGACGGCGACGCCTGGGATCTGGTACTTGCCGGGCGTCCGGTGACCCACACCGTCCCTCTTGCCACTGTTCTTACCCTGCCTGCCACAGGATCGGAGATGAATAGCGGAGCCGTGATTTCGCGCCATGAAACCAAAGAAAAATATCCTTTCTATTCCAATTATCCTCTGTTCTCTATCCTCGATCCGGAAGTGACGTTTACTTTGCCGCCCCATCAGGTGGCTTGTGGAATTGCCGATACGTTTGTGCATGTGATGGAGCAATATATGACTACTCCGGGACAGAGCCGGGTAATGGACCGTTGGGCGGAAGGCATTTTGCAGACCTTGATGGAAATAGCTCCCAAGATCCGTGAGAATCAGCACGATTATCAGTTGATGTCCGATTTTATGCTGTCGGCCACTATGGCACTGAACGGCTTTATCGCCATGGGAGTATCTCAGGATTGGGCTACACACATGATCGGGCATGAACTGACTGCGTTGCATGGCTTGACCCACGGACACACACTGGTCATTGTCTTCCCCGGTACGTTGCGTGTGCTCCGTAAAGCAAAAGGTGACAAGATTCTGCAATATGGAGAGAGGGTGCTGGGCATTACGTCCGGAAGCCGTGACGAACGCATCGATGAAGCTATCCGCCGCACCGAAGAATTTTTCCGTTCACTGGGATTGACCACCCGCTTAAGTGAAGAGGGCATCGGCATGGAAACAATTGACGAAATAGAACGCCGCTTCAATGAACGTGGCGTGAGATATGGCGAGAATGAAGATGTCACCGGAGCGGTTGCAAAGGAAATACTGAAAAGCTCGCTATAG